Proteins encoded within one genomic window of Orcinus orca chromosome 21, mOrcOrc1.1, whole genome shotgun sequence:
- the PDLIM3 gene encoding PDZ and LIM domain protein 3 isoform X2 — MPQNVVLPGPAPWGFRLSGGIDFNQPLIITRITPGSKAAAANLCPGDVILAIDGFGTESMTHADAQDRIKAAAHQLCLKIDRAETRLWSPQVTEDGKAHPFKINLESEPQEFKPIGAGYNRRAQPFVAAANIDDKRQVVSASYNSPIGLYSTSNIQDALHGQLRGLIPSSPQNEPTASPVPPQSDVYRMLHDNRNEPTQPRQSGSFRVLQELVNDDDRPAGTRSVRAPVTKVPCGAGSTQKMPLCDKCGSGVVGAVVKVRDKHRHPECFVCADCNLNLKQKGYFFVEGELYCETHARARMRPPEGYDTVTLYPKA; from the exons ATGCCCCAAAACGTGGTCCTGCCGGGCCCTGCGCCCTGGGGCTTCAGACTCTCGGGGGGCATAGACTTCAACCAGCCTTTGATCATCACCAGG ATTACTCCAGGAAGCAAGGCGGCAGCTGCCAACCTGTGTCCCGGAGATGTCATCCTGGCTATTGATGGCTTCGGTACTGAGTCCATGACTCATGCTGATGCACAGGACAGGATTAAAGCAGCAGCACACCAGCTGTGTCTCAAAATTGACAG GGCGGAAACTCGCTTATGGTCTCCACAGGTAACTGAAGATGGAAAGGCTCATCCTTTCAAAATCAACTTAGAATCAGAACCACAG GAGTTCAAACCCATTGGTGCCGGGTACAACAGAAGGGCCCAGCCTTTTGTTGCAGCAGCAAACATTGATGACAAAAGACAGGTAGTGAGCGCTTCCTATAACTCACCCATTGGGCTCTATTCAACCAGCAATATACAAGATGCGCTTCACGGGCAGCTGCGGGGGCTCATTCCTAGCTCACCTCAAAA TGAACCCACGGCCTCCCCAGTGCCCCCCCAGTCGGATGTGTACCGGATGCTCCACGACAATCGGAATGAACCTACTCAGCCTCGCCAGTCAGGCTCCTTCAGGGTGCTCCAGGAACTAGTGAACGATG atgaccGTCCTGCTGGAACTCGAAGTGTGAGAGCTCCAGTTACAAAAGTCCCATGCGGTGCTGGCAGCACACAGAAGATGCCACTCTGTGACAAATGTGGGAGTGGCGTTGT TGGTGCGGTTGTGAAGGTGAGGGACAAGCATCGGCATCCAGAGTGCTTCGTGTGTGCTGACTGTAACCTCAACCTCAAACAAAAGGGCTACTTCTTCGTGGAGGGGGAGCTGTACTGCGAAACCCACGCACGGGCCCGCATGAGGCCCCCAGAGGGCTACGACACAGTCACTCTTTATCCCAAAGCTTAA
- the PDLIM3 gene encoding PDZ and LIM domain protein 3 isoform X1 produces MPQNVVLPGPAPWGFRLSGGIDFNQPLIITRITPGSKAAAANLCPGDVILAIDGFGTESMTHADAQDRIKAAAHQLCLKIDRAETRLWSPQVTEDGKAHPFKINLESEPQDVNYFEHKHNIRPKPFIIPGRSSGCSTPSGIDGGSGRSTPSSVSTLSTICPGDLKVAAKMAPNIPLEMELPGVKIIHAQFNTPMQLYSDGNIMETLQGQVSTALGETPSMSEPTASPVPPQSDVYRMLHDNRNEPTQPRQSGSFRVLQELVNDDDRPAGTRSVRAPVTKVPCGAGSTQKMPLCDKCGSGVVGAVVKVRDKHRHPECFVCADCNLNLKQKGYFFVEGELYCETHARARMRPPEGYDTVTLYPKA; encoded by the exons ATGCCCCAAAACGTGGTCCTGCCGGGCCCTGCGCCCTGGGGCTTCAGACTCTCGGGGGGCATAGACTTCAACCAGCCTTTGATCATCACCAGG ATTACTCCAGGAAGCAAGGCGGCAGCTGCCAACCTGTGTCCCGGAGATGTCATCCTGGCTATTGATGGCTTCGGTACTGAGTCCATGACTCATGCTGATGCACAGGACAGGATTAAAGCAGCAGCACACCAGCTGTGTCTCAAAATTGACAG GGCGGAAACTCGCTTATGGTCTCCACAGGTAACTGAAGATGGAAAGGCTCATCCTTTCAAAATCAACTTAGAATCAGAACCACAG GATGTGAACTACTTTGAACACAAGCACAATATTCGGCCCAAACCTTTCATAATTCCAGGCCGAAGCAG TGGATGCAGTACTCCGTCCGGTATTGACGGTGGCAGTGGACGTAGCACCCCTTCTTCTGTCAGTACTCTTAGTACTATTTGCCCAGGTGACTTGAAAGTTGCTGCTAAGATGGCCCCTAACATTCCTTTGGAAATGGAACTTCCTGGTGTGAAGATTATACATGCTCAGTTTAATACACCTATGCAGTTGTACTCAGATGGCAATATTATGGAAACACTTCAGGGTCAGGTTTCAACAGCTCTAGGGGAAACGCCCTCAATGAG TGAACCCACGGCCTCCCCAGTGCCCCCCCAGTCGGATGTGTACCGGATGCTCCACGACAATCGGAATGAACCTACTCAGCCTCGCCAGTCAGGCTCCTTCAGGGTGCTCCAGGAACTAGTGAACGATG atgaccGTCCTGCTGGAACTCGAAGTGTGAGAGCTCCAGTTACAAAAGTCCCATGCGGTGCTGGCAGCACACAGAAGATGCCACTCTGTGACAAATGTGGGAGTGGCGTTGT TGGTGCGGTTGTGAAGGTGAGGGACAAGCATCGGCATCCAGAGTGCTTCGTGTGTGCTGACTGTAACCTCAACCTCAAACAAAAGGGCTACTTCTTCGTGGAGGGGGAGCTGTACTGCGAAACCCACGCACGGGCCCGCATGAGGCCCCCAGAGGGCTACGACACAGTCACTCTTTATCCCAAAGCTTAA
- the PDLIM3 gene encoding PDZ and LIM domain protein 3 isoform X3, protein MPQNVVLPGPAPWGFRLSGGIDFNQPLIITRITPGSKAAAANLCPGDVILAIDGFGTESMTHADAQDRIKAAAHQLCLKIDRAETRLWSPQVTEDGKAHPFKINLESEPQDVNYFEHKHNIRPKPFIIPGRSSEPTASPVPPQSDVYRMLHDNRNEPTQPRQSGSFRVLQELVNDDDRPAGTRSVRAPVTKVPCGAGSTQKMPLCDKCGSGVVGAVVKVRDKHRHPECFVCADCNLNLKQKGYFFVEGELYCETHARARMRPPEGYDTVTLYPKA, encoded by the exons ATGCCCCAAAACGTGGTCCTGCCGGGCCCTGCGCCCTGGGGCTTCAGACTCTCGGGGGGCATAGACTTCAACCAGCCTTTGATCATCACCAGG ATTACTCCAGGAAGCAAGGCGGCAGCTGCCAACCTGTGTCCCGGAGATGTCATCCTGGCTATTGATGGCTTCGGTACTGAGTCCATGACTCATGCTGATGCACAGGACAGGATTAAAGCAGCAGCACACCAGCTGTGTCTCAAAATTGACAG GGCGGAAACTCGCTTATGGTCTCCACAGGTAACTGAAGATGGAAAGGCTCATCCTTTCAAAATCAACTTAGAATCAGAACCACAG GATGTGAACTACTTTGAACACAAGCACAATATTCGGCCCAAACCTTTCATAATTCCAGGCCGAAGCAG TGAACCCACGGCCTCCCCAGTGCCCCCCCAGTCGGATGTGTACCGGATGCTCCACGACAATCGGAATGAACCTACTCAGCCTCGCCAGTCAGGCTCCTTCAGGGTGCTCCAGGAACTAGTGAACGATG atgaccGTCCTGCTGGAACTCGAAGTGTGAGAGCTCCAGTTACAAAAGTCCCATGCGGTGCTGGCAGCACACAGAAGATGCCACTCTGTGACAAATGTGGGAGTGGCGTTGT TGGTGCGGTTGTGAAGGTGAGGGACAAGCATCGGCATCCAGAGTGCTTCGTGTGTGCTGACTGTAACCTCAACCTCAAACAAAAGGGCTACTTCTTCGTGGAGGGGGAGCTGTACTGCGAAACCCACGCACGGGCCCGCATGAGGCCCCCAGAGGGCTACGACACAGTCACTCTTTATCCCAAAGCTTAA